The nucleotide sequence TTTCCTTCAAACTTAGCTACAATGAATCCTTCAAATACAGGGGTTTGAATTTTTACTGAATCTTTAAAATATTCTATTTCATCTACTTCAATAACTTCTTCAGCATTAAAAATCTTTAATTTGTTTTTTGAAACTACTTCAAAAATAAAAGGCAGTTCTTCATTATCTTGAACTTCAATAACTGCCCTATATTTTCCTGGCAACAATTCTAGTTTTTGTTTCTTAGCACAAGAAAAGCTAGTTGTAAAAAGTATTAATATTATTAACTTTTTCTTCATCATTTTATTTAAAAATAAGATCTTCAAATTACCATAAAATAGTTCTATAAAAAAAACTTTTTACACTATCGTTAACAGGCAAGTATTATTATCTTTGCCCCATTGAAGTAAATAGATTTTAGAGAATGAAGATTTCATATAATTGGCTAAAGCAATTTATTAATATTGATTGGAGTGTTGAAAAAGCTAGTGAACTCCTTACTGATTTAGGACTAGAAGTTGAAGGAGTTGAAAAGTATCAATCTGTAAAAGGCGGCTTAGAAGGTGTTGTCGTTGGAGAAGTATTAACTTGTATTCAGCATCCAAATGCTGATCGTTTAAAATTAACTACAATAAACATTGGAACTGAAGCTCCTCTACAAATTGTTTGTGGTGCACCAAATGTAAATGCTGGTCAAAAAGTTCCGGTGGCAACTATCGGCACAGTATTATATGATGCTAATGGAGAATCTTGGACTATTAAAAAAGGTAAGATTCGAGGAGAAGAAAGTCAAGGTATGATATGCGCCGAAGATGAATTAAGTTTAGGCGAAGATCACGATGGGATTATGGTATTAGATAAGTCTATAAAAGTAGGAACTAATGCTTCTGAAATCTTTGATATTGAAAATGATTATGTATTTGAAATAGGATTAACTCCTAATCGAGCTGATGCTATGAGTCATCTAGGAACAGCGAGAGATCTAAAAGCCGGATTACTACAATACGATGTAAATAAAGAATTAATTACACCTTCTGTAAGTTCTTTTCATGTTGAAAATAGAACATTAAAGATAGATATTGATGTACATCAAAAAGAATTAGCACCTAGATATTGTGGGGTTACTATTTCTGGAATAAAGGTAGCTACTTCGCCTGATTGGTTACAACATCGTTTAAAGGCCATTGGTTTAAACCCTATTAATAATATTGTAGACATTACAAATTATGTGCTTCATGAATTAGGACAACCTCTGCATGCTTTTGATGCCAACCAAATTAAAGGAAATAAGATTGAAGTAAAGACAGTAACGGCTGGCACAAAATTTATTACACTGGATGGAATTGAACGTGAGTTGCATGAAGAGGATTTAATGATTTGTGATGCTGAAAAACCAATGTGTATTGCTGGAGTTTTTGGAGGGATAGATTCTGGAGTTACAGAAAAAACAACTAGTATATTTTTAGAAAGTGCGTATTTTAATCCGATAAGTGTTCGTAAAACTGCGAAACGCCATGGGTTAAATACTGATGCTTCATTTAGGTTTGAACGCGGTATAGATCCTAATATAACTGAATATGCTTTAAAGCGTGCTGCTTTATTAATACAAGAAATTGCAGGTGGGGAAATCACTAGTGATTTGATGGATTTATACCCTAAGAAGGTTGAAGATTTTCAAGTGCGTTTAAGTTTTGAAAACGCAGAAAAGTTAATCGGTCAAGAAATTCCTAGAGAAATCATTAAACGTATTTTAACATCTCTAGATATTAAAGTTAACAATGTTACCGAGACTGGTCTTGGACTTACCGTACCTGCTTATCGTAATGATGTACAGCGTGAAGCAGATGTTATTGAAGAGATTTTAAGGGTTTATGGTTATAACAATATAAATACTACTGAAAAATTAAATGCATCTATTTCAAATTCGTCACGATTTGAAGATTACAAAGTGCAAAACGTAGTTGCAAATCAATTGGTATCATTAGGTTTTTATGAGATTATGGCGAATTCTTTAACATCGCCTGAATATATAAAATTAAGTGAGCAACTTAAAGAAGAGCATAATGTAATGATGCTAAATCCGTTAAGTAACGATTTATCTGTATTACGGCAATCTATGCTATTTTCTGGATTAGAAACTATATCCCATAATATAAATAGGAAGCAAAACGATTTAAGGTTGTTTGAATTTGGTAAAACATATCACAATTACGAAAATCGTGAAGAATTTAAGCATCTCACATTGTTTTTAACAGGTAATAAATCAACTGAACGATGGAATACCTTACAATCTCCAAGTGATTTTTTCTATTTAAAAGGAAACATTACTGCTATTTTTGAGCGCTTAGGGATTTCTAGATTAAAAGAAACGCCTGTTAAAAATGATATTTTTAGCGAAGGTTTAAGTTTAAATTTAGGTAAAACTAAGCTTGTAGATTTTGGAGTTATAAAAAAACCTATTTTAAAATCTTTTGATATTTCGCAAGATGTTTTATATGCAGATTTTAATTGGGATAATATTTTAGAGATTGCAAAACGCAATACAATTAAGTTTAGAGATATCCCAAAATATCCAGAAGTTCGTCGCGATTTTGCTTTGCTACTTGATGAAAATGTAACTTTTGAATCCATCTATACTATTGCAAAGCAATCTGAAAAACAGTTACTTAAAAATGTAAATCTATTTGATGTTTATCAAGGTAAAAACTTACCAAAAGGGAAAAAAAGTTATGCAGTAAGTTTTACATTACAAGATGAGCATAAAACACTTACTGATAAACAAATTGATAAAATTATGAATAAACTCCAAAATAATTTTGAAAAACAATTAGGAGCTGAATTAAGGTAATTATGACATATAAGAAAGTACTATTTACAATTTTCATCATTTTCTTTATTAGCAAGCTGAATTCACAAAATATTTTAGGAGGTGAAAAACCTGCAGATACAGCTTCTGTTGGAAAGTTAGCTCTATATGACTTGAAACAAGGCATAAAAAGTGTTGGCCATTCATTCTCGAGACCTTTTCACTGGAAAAAGAAAGATTTCACAACATTAGGTACTGTTATTGTAGGTGCTTTGGCTTTATCAACAATTGATGATGAAACAAGTGAACTTTTTGTGCGAAATGAACCTAATGTACCTAATTTTTTACAAGAAGCTGGTACTCGATTCGGTAGCCCTCAAGTTTATTTTATTACCAATGCTACTTTATATGGAGTTGGTTTATTTACAAAGAATGAAAAGCTCAGAAAAACAAGTGTTTTAATTATATCATCATCTTTTACCACTGGATTAATACAAAGTTTTACAAAAACTGCGATTGGAAGGGCTAGGCCTGGAAACGAAGCTGATGGTCTTAATAGCAGAGATTTTAGATTTTGGGATAACAGAGCAAAGTTTCACTCTTTCCCTTCTGGACATACTGTGCTATCAATAACTATGGCACATTCAATTGCAAAACAGTTTAATAATACTTGGACAAAGGTTGGTATTTATACATTGGGCGCTGTTGCTCCAGTTTCTAGGTTGTTTGCCGGAGCACATTGGTTAACAGATATTGGTGTAAGTGCAGTTTTAAGTATTGCTGTTGTAGATAGTATTGATAAATTTTTGTTTAAAACAAAAGCTTATGATTATCCTCAAAAAGAAAAATATATTTCTTGGAACTTTGCTTTTACTGGTAATCAAATGGGAGTTATTGGGAGGTTTTAATTGTATCAGATATTTTCTTTCTAATTTTATCGATCATCATCATTGCTTTATCAATAGTTTCTAATTTGGTTCTAAATGATAGAATTGCTATTCGAATTACAAATTTGCCATTAATTTTTGTAGAGCTCAAAAACACTTTTCCATTATTATGAACTTCTTGCATAAGACGTTCATTAAATTCATTTTCATTATCATCATTAGTTGGGTACCAAAAATAACTCACTGAAAGATCAGGTTTTGGACCGACTTTAAACCCACAATTCATTAGTTGTTCTCTAAAATAAGTAGTCAATAATAATTTTTCTTCCAAACATGCTATAAAGGGTTCTATTCCATGCAATTGCAATGGAATCCATAATCTTAATCCTCTAAAATGTTTTGTTAATTCTGGCGAAACATCAGCTGGATTAACAGGCATGTTTTCATTTATAGCATCTTGCATATAATTTGCTGTATACTGATTAGATTGATATACTGCTTGCCTATCTTTTATTAAAACTGTTCCAATACCATAAGGTAAAAATAAGCTCTTATGCGGATCAACTACTAAAGAATCTGCAAGTTCAATACCCTTAAAAAGAGATTTACGTTGTTCTGTTAAAATAAAAAACCCACCATAAGCTCCATCTATATGATACCAAATATTATGTTTTTCTGCTATTAACCCTATTTCATTAAGAGGATCAATAGCTCCAGTATCTGTAGTACCAGCTGAAGCTATTATCATAAACGGATTAAGTCCATTAGCTATGTCTATTTCAATTTTTGAAGTAATATCTTCAGGTATTATCTTAAAATTATCATCTAACTCTAAATATCTGATAACAATATCGCTAAGCCCTATAATTTGTAATGCTTTAAAAATGCAATGATGTAATTGTTCACTTACATAAATCACACTGCTTTCAATCAAGTTTCCTTTTATGTTTTTTTTATCACGAGCAGCTGTTAATGCAATTAAATTAGCTATTGATCCACCAGAAGTTAAATTCCCTATTGCATTTTTTGGAAAACCAAAAATAGTTTTCATCCAATCTATTAATTCATTTTCAATTTCTACCCCTCCAGGAGAGGCATAATGTATTCCAGCATATTCGTTAGTTATAGCTGCTAAATAATCTGCAATTGATGAAGTATAAATTCCTCCACCAGGAATATACCCTAGATGTGCGCCAGATGCAGGTTTAATACCTTTTGAAGCTACTTCTCTATCGTAAAGTTCAATAATATCTCGTAATGATTTTTTTTTAGGATTGAGTTTGAAAATATTTGGAGTTACCTTTTCATCAGAAAAAGCATTGACTCCATTCAGGTTGTTAACAAAATTATTTGCATAATCACTAGCTTCTTTTATATATTCTTTTCGTCTTAATTCAGAAGGTTCTAAAGCTTCAGATATACTTTGCAATTCTAGAATTCGCTCTTTTATATTTTGCACTCTTAACCTATTTAATATTTGCTGTCTAAATTTAAGTTTTTTTGTGAATATAGTATGTAATTAGTGTTTTTAAAATTAGACAAATTCAATAGAATTCCTTATCTTTAAAAGGAACTCTTAATTTTTTTGAATATGGAATCTAATTATATTAAAATATATACTGGAAGTTTTATTATCGCACAATTAATTATAACACGCCTTCAAGAAATTGGAATTTCTCCTGTAGTAAAAGATGAATCTGAATCTGGTCGTCTTGCAGGATTTGGTGCTGCTGTTCCTGGTAATCAAGAATTATATGTTCGTAATGAAGAATTAGATAAAGCTACACCAATAGTTAATAATGCTATCTCAGAAATGTCTGTATAAAAAACATCACTTAAAAAGTGATGTTGAGTAATTTATAAGTTAGTATTTATATTAAACTGTATACATTTTTTCTCTTAATTCTTTTACTTTAGGGTTTTGCATATACTCATCAAAAGTCATATAGCGATCAATTACTCCATTAGGTGTTAATTCCACTACTCTATTTGCAACAGTTTGTGCAAACTCGTGATCATGTGTTGTAAATAATATTGTTCCTTTAAAATTTGTAAGTGAGTTATTAAATGCTGTAATACTCTCTAAATCTAAATGATTTGTTGGCTCGTCTAATTGCAATACATTAGCTCTAGTCATCATCATACGAGACAACATGCAACGTACTTTTTCACCTCCAGACAAGACACTTGATTTTTTAAAAGCTTCCTCTCCACTAAAA is from Flavobacteriaceae bacterium and encodes:
- a CDS encoding phosphatase PAP2 family protein translates to MTYKKVLFTIFIIFFISKLNSQNILGGEKPADTASVGKLALYDLKQGIKSVGHSFSRPFHWKKKDFTTLGTVIVGALALSTIDDETSELFVRNEPNVPNFLQEAGTRFGSPQVYFITNATLYGVGLFTKNEKLRKTSVLIISSSFTTGLIQSFTKTAIGRARPGNEADGLNSRDFRFWDNRAKFHSFPSGHTVLSITMAHSIAKQFNNTWTKVGIYTLGAVAPVSRLFAGAHWLTDIGVSAVLSIAVVDSIDKFLFKTKAYDYPQKEKYISWNFAFTGNQMGVIGRF
- a CDS encoding phenylalanine--tRNA ligase subunit beta → MKISYNWLKQFINIDWSVEKASELLTDLGLEVEGVEKYQSVKGGLEGVVVGEVLTCIQHPNADRLKLTTINIGTEAPLQIVCGAPNVNAGQKVPVATIGTVLYDANGESWTIKKGKIRGEESQGMICAEDELSLGEDHDGIMVLDKSIKVGTNASEIFDIENDYVFEIGLTPNRADAMSHLGTARDLKAGLLQYDVNKELITPSVSSFHVENRTLKIDIDVHQKELAPRYCGVTISGIKVATSPDWLQHRLKAIGLNPINNIVDITNYVLHELGQPLHAFDANQIKGNKIEVKTVTAGTKFITLDGIERELHEEDLMICDAEKPMCIAGVFGGIDSGVTEKTTSIFLESAYFNPISVRKTAKRHGLNTDASFRFERGIDPNITEYALKRAALLIQEIAGGEITSDLMDLYPKKVEDFQVRLSFENAEKLIGQEIPREIIKRILTSLDIKVNNVTETGLGLTVPAYRNDVQREADVIEEILRVYGYNNINTTEKLNASISNSSRFEDYKVQNVVANQLVSLGFYEIMANSLTSPEYIKLSEQLKEEHNVMMLNPLSNDLSVLRQSMLFSGLETISHNINRKQNDLRLFEFGKTYHNYENREEFKHLTLFLTGNKSTERWNTLQSPSDFFYLKGNITAIFERLGISRLKETPVKNDIFSEGLSLNLGKTKLVDFGVIKKPILKSFDISQDVLYADFNWDNILEIAKRNTIKFRDIPKYPEVRRDFALLLDENVTFESIYTIAKQSEKQLLKNVNLFDVYQGKNLPKGKKSYAVSFTLQDEHKTLTDKQIDKIMNKLQNNFEKQLGAELR
- a CDS encoding aminotransferase class V-fold PLP-dependent enzyme encodes the protein MQNIKERILELQSISEALEPSELRRKEYIKEASDYANNFVNNLNGVNAFSDEKVTPNIFKLNPKKKSLRDIIELYDREVASKGIKPASGAHLGYIPGGGIYTSSIADYLAAITNEYAGIHYASPGGVEIENELIDWMKTIFGFPKNAIGNLTSGGSIANLIALTAARDKKNIKGNLIESSVIYVSEQLHHCIFKALQIIGLSDIVIRYLELDDNFKIIPEDITSKIEIDIANGLNPFMIIASAGTTDTGAIDPLNEIGLIAEKHNIWYHIDGAYGGFFILTEQRKSLFKGIELADSLVVDPHKSLFLPYGIGTVLIKDRQAVYQSNQYTANYMQDAINENMPVNPADVSPELTKHFRGLRLWIPLQLHGIEPFIACLEEKLLLTTYFREQLMNCGFKVGPKPDLSVSYFWYPTNDDNENEFNERLMQEVHNNGKVFLSSTKINGKFVIRIAILSFRTKLETIDKAMMMIDKIRKKISDTIKTSQ
- a CDS encoding DUF2007 domain-containing protein, giving the protein MESNYIKIYTGSFIIAQLIITRLQEIGISPVVKDESESGRLAGFGAAVPGNQELYVRNEELDKATPIVNNAISEMSV